In Cryptosporangium minutisporangium, the genomic stretch CGTCGAGCACGACCCGTTCGCTGGACGGGCCGAGGTCGACCGGGAGCATCCGCCGGGCGCGGCGCTCGATGGCGTCCAGACAGACCCGGGTCGCCACCGTGTACAGCCAGGTGCGCAGCGAGCTGCGTCGCTGGAATCCGGTCAGGCCCCGCCAGGCCCGCAGCAGCGCGTCCTGCAGCGCGTCGTCGGCGTCGTGGGTCGAGCCCAGCATCCGGTAGCAGTGCGCGTGCAGTTCCCGCCGCAGAGGCCGGACGAGACGGTCGAAGGCTGCGTCGTCACCGTCGCGGGCCAGCGCCAGGTCCGCCTCGGGGGCGGTCGCGGAGATTTCGCTCACGAGCGATGAGTCTGCCCCACCGGCGGAGTCTCCACCGGTGACGAACGAACCAACTCCGGGAGGAACCGATGATCCGCACCGTCTCCGCCGCGACGCTCGCCGTGCCCGACGCGCGGCTGTACTACGAGGTACGCGGTGCGGGGCCGCTGCTCGTGCTGGCCGGTGCGCCGATGGACGCGACGGCGTTCACCGCGGTCGCGGAGCTGCTCGCGACCGATCACACGGTGCTCACCACCGACCCGCGCGGTATCCACCGCAGTCCGGTCGACCAGCCCGACCGGGACTCGACGCCCGAGGAGCGCGCCGACGACCTGGCGCGGCTGATCGCGCACGTGGACGCCGGTCCGGCGGTGGCGCTGGGCTCCAGCGGCGGCGCGGTGAGCGTGCTGGCGCTGGCCGAGCGTCATCCGGACGCCGTGACGACGGTGATCGCGCACGAGCCGCCGCTGACCGAGCTGCTGCCCGACCGGGAGGCGGTCCGGGCCCGCACCGAGGAGATGATCGCGACGTACCTGAGCGGCGACCGCCGCCTGGCCTGGGTGCAGTTCCTGGCGAACGCGAACATCCACCTGCCCGACGAGGTGTTCGACGCGACGTTCGGGGCGGAGCCCACGCCGCAGGCCGCCGCGGACGAGCGGTTCCAGTTCGCGCACCTGCTGCGCGCGACCACCCGGTTCCAGCCGGACGTCGCGGCGCTGCGGGCCGGGCCGGTGCGGGTGGTGGTCGGGATCGGTGAGGAGTCGGGCGGGCAGATCTGCGACCGGACGTCGCGGGCGCTCGCCGCGGTGCTCGGCGTCGAGCCGACGCTCTTCCCCGGCGACCACGTCGGCTTCGCCGGGGCGCCGGAGCCGTTCGCGACCCGCCTCCGCGAGATCCTGCGCGGCTGACCCCGGCGCGCCGGGGAAGCGCTGCACAGTTTTGTCCCCTATACCGGACGAGAGTGTGCAGCGCTTCGGACCGGGAAATCGCCGGCTCGGCCTAGCAGGGCGGGGATCTGCGTGCCCAGCTCGGCCTCGATCAGGGTGGCGGCCGCCACCACGCCGGAGAGCTCCAACCCCGACGCGATTCCGGAGCGGCGCAGCGCGTACGTCAGGTCCTCGGTCGCGATGTTCCCGGTCGCGGCCGGGGCGAACGGGCAGCCGCCGATCCCGCCCGCGCTGGCGTCGAGCGCCGCCGCGCCACCCGCCACCGCCGCCAGCGCGTTCGCGTACCCGGTGTTGCGGGTGTTGTGGAAGTGGAACCGCAGCGGGAGCCCGGTCACCGCCCGCACCTCCCCGATCAGCCGCTCGACGTCGGCCGGTACCCCCACGCCGATCGTGTCGGCGAGCGCGATCTCGTCCGCCCCGGCGTCCGCACAGGACCGGACGAGCTCCGCGACCGTCGCGGGCGCCACCTCACCCTCGAACGGGCAGCCGAACGCGGCCCCGATCGTCGCCGTCACCGGCACGCCGGCGGCGTGCGCCCGCCCGCTGATCGCGGCGAACGACCGCAGGGCCGCCTCCATGCTCATGCCCTGGT encodes the following:
- a CDS encoding alpha/beta hydrolase, with the protein product MIRTVSAATLAVPDARLYYEVRGAGPLLVLAGAPMDATAFTAVAELLATDHTVLTTDPRGIHRSPVDQPDRDSTPEERADDLARLIAHVDAGPAVALGSSGGAVSVLALAERHPDAVTTVIAHEPPLTELLPDREAVRARTEEMIATYLSGDRRLAWVQFLANANIHLPDEVFDATFGAEPTPQAAADERFQFAHLLRATTRFQPDVAALRAGPVRVVVGIGEESGGQICDRTSRALAAVLGVEPTLFPGDHVGFAGAPEPFATRLREILRG
- a CDS encoding hydroxymethylglutaryl-CoA lyase; the protein is MAAVEIVEVGPRDGLQNESALVSTEAKIAYIEALIAAGARRIEATSFVHPKRVPQMADAEAVMAGVPRRDDVRYLGLVVNERGLDRALAAGVDEVNVVVVATETFSERNQGMSMEAALRSFAAISGRAHAAGVPVTATIGAAFGCPFEGEVAPATVAELVRSCADAGADEIALADTIGVGVPADVERLIGEVRAVTGLPLRFHFHNTRNTGYANALAAVAGGAAALDASAGGIGGCPFAPAATGNIATEDLTYALRRSGIASGLELSGVVAAATLIEAELGTQIPALLGRAGDFPVRSAAHSRPV